The Deltaproteobacteria bacterium genomic interval TAATATCATGAATACCGGCACGGTCCAGACCGGTGGAACCATACGGATTACCAGCGGTGGGGCGTTGCAAAATATCACCTCCCTCACGACGACCGGGGCGATCAGTTCCAGTTCGACGATTGCGACAACGAGTACGAATGCGGCGGGTGGTTCTGCCAATCCGTTGGATATCACCAGCACTCTGGGGGCCTTTGACGGTTCGGATGATTATACGGCCCTTGACCTCAACCTGACAAACGCCAACCACAGTGGCACCGGGAATACGGTTCAGGGTTTGGACATCAGCGGGATTACCGGGGATACCGAGGCGACCGAGACGGCAATCAAGGTCGGGGCGGGATGGGATGCTGGTTTGGATCTCAATCAAAATACGATCGTTTTTGAAGAGACCGATGCAGGGACGGAGACGGTGACGGTCCAGCCCCCGGCGACGGTTGCCGGAAATGTCACCCTGACACTGCCTTCTTCCACAGGGACCTTGGCCCTCACGACGAGTAATGTCTCGACGGCGACGGCGTTGGCGGCGAACGGATCGAACTGTGCGGCAGGGAGTTATCCTTTAGGAGTGAATGCCTCGGGGGCGGTGGAGAGTTGTACGGTAGCCGATTCAGTCTCCTCCACAACCTGGGGAGGGGATCTGACCGGGACCGGTTCTTCACCGACTGTTGCCGACAATTCGATTGATGGTACCGACATCGCCCTCGGCTCCGATGCCCAGGGAGATGTCCTGTACTACGACGGTACCAACTGGGCAAGACTGGGTGCCGGGACGTCGGGGCAATTTCTGAAAACTAACGGGGCCGGGGCCAATCCGGGTTGGGCAACTGTCAGTGGTACGGGGACCGTGACCAGTGTCGATTCGGGGGGTGGTTTGACGGGAGGGGCGATTACCGGGTCGGGGACGCTCGCGGTGGGTGCGGGGACCGGGATTGTAGTCAATGCCGATGATGTAGCGGTCGATGTCGGGACAACCGCTGATAAAATTGTGCAGTTGAACGGATCGGCCCAGATCCCGGCGGTGGACGGGGCGTTACTGACCGCCATCCGGCCGGGAAACATTGTGAATGTGACGGATACCACCTCCCAAAGTTTGACCGATGCCAATGAGGTGATTACTGATAGCAACCCCTCCATCACACCGGTTAGCACGGCGAGTCGTATCTTGGTAATGATTAGCGTCAACATCGATTCCGATAATTCCGATGATGAGGTCAACGTCTTTGAGGTCTGGCGCGGCGGGACCGGCTGTAATGCGGGGGGGGCGACACAGGTCGGGGGGGATCTGAAGACCTTTACCACCAACGCGACCGAATTTCGAAGCACCTCGGCGATCTTTGTCGACAGCCCGTCAACGACCAACGCTACCACTTATCGGCTCTGTCACAGTTCTGATGCAACGGGAACCGTCAGCAATGATACCGTGACGGTGAGCATTACGTTGATGGAGATCCTCTAATGAACCGGCTTCGTTCCCCTTTCCTTCTAGTCTGCCTCGGGTTGTTTTTTCTGGCCGGTTGTAAATTGGGGGAGGATAGAGAGGAACGGGCGACGGAGAACGTTCCACTTCCAGGGAGTGAACATTACCAGGTTCTGGATGCCTCCACCCAGGGGGGGCGTGCCAAGGCCGACTCCTCCAGCTATCAGGCGATTTTTGAGATCAGCAGTCTGAACAGCCAAACGACATCGGCCGGATACGCCACGAAGCCTTTTCTGGGACTTTTTTCAGAAAAATAAAACAGACCTGGGCTTAATTTCCGACGGGCGATCAAATAATCTGACCGATCTTGGCCGCGAGGATGAAATCGTTTTCGTGCAGGCCACCGATCTTGTGGGTATAGACTTCCAGCCGGACATTTTTCCAGCCGTGGACCAAAATATTGGGGTGGTGCCCCTCTTCTTCCGCCACTGCGGCAACCTTATTTACAAACGCCATCGCCTCTTTAAAATTGGTGAACTGATAATCCCGTGTCAGGCGGAAAGGTTCATCATCCGAAAGGACCCAACCCGGGAGCCCCTTGAGAGAAGGGATAATCTCTGCTTTTTGGAGCGGCGGGATCCCGACGGCGCAAGGACCGCATTTTTTGGAAGTGAGCTTGTTCATCGGTTCACTTCTATAGCATTTCAACTTTTTATTTGTACGATAGTGCGGATAAAAAGTTAGAAATACTTATGGTTTATTAACAAAAATGTACTCACTAAAAGTTAATCAACCATACTACAATCACCATTAGGCTTCAACCTCAAGTTTTTGTTTCCAACTTGCCTTC includes:
- a CDS encoding 4a-hydroxytetrahydrobiopterin dehydratase, translating into MNKLTSKKCGPCAVGIPPLQKAEIIPSLKGLPGWVLSDDEPFRLTRDYQFTNFKEAMAFVNKVAAVAEEEGHHPNILVHGWKNVRLEVYTHKIGGLHENDFILAAKIGQII